Proteins encoded by one window of Serratia nevei:
- a CDS encoding helix-turn-helix domain-containing GNAT family N-acetyltransferase, producing MARSLVREFGMLNKQSNGSRFSPLQIHLMIEVSEQPLGVTELAARLCIDKASASRALRSLVAAGVIETVDHPDDKRHNLHRLSKKGGKALAGIESDADGFMQAALAQLDDDELASTTAAMKKMTAALRSARKQRDANLRVRPIAARDDAAMAAIIRDVFREYGMDKMEGVSLHDPDLDRLTGLYRDNGGHYWVLERDGQVVGGVGMAPLAGEEPGYCELQKLFFKPGARGLGMARYMVVQALKAARAAGYRYCYLETTEQLKEAIGLYYALGFTLLTERRGNTGHHGCNVCMLKNLKNDDM from the coding sequence TTGGCGCGCAGTTTGGTCAGAGAATTCGGCATGTTGAACAAGCAGAGCAACGGCTCGCGCTTTTCGCCGCTGCAGATCCATCTGATGATTGAAGTCAGCGAGCAGCCGCTGGGCGTCACCGAGCTGGCGGCCCGGCTTTGCATCGACAAAGCCAGCGCCAGCCGGGCGCTGCGCAGCCTGGTTGCCGCCGGTGTGATAGAAACGGTGGATCATCCGGATGACAAGCGGCACAACCTGCACCGGCTGAGTAAAAAGGGCGGCAAGGCGCTGGCCGGTATCGAGAGCGACGCCGACGGTTTTATGCAGGCGGCGCTGGCGCAGTTGGACGACGATGAGCTGGCGAGTACCACCGCGGCGATGAAAAAGATGACCGCGGCGCTGCGCAGCGCGCGCAAACAGCGCGACGCCAACCTGCGGGTGCGGCCGATTGCCGCGCGCGACGATGCGGCGATGGCGGCGATCATTCGCGATGTGTTTCGCGAGTACGGCATGGACAAGATGGAAGGCGTCAGCCTGCACGATCCGGATCTCGATCGTCTGACCGGTCTGTATCGCGACAACGGCGGCCACTACTGGGTGCTGGAGCGGGACGGGCAGGTGGTGGGGGGCGTTGGCATGGCGCCGCTGGCGGGCGAAGAGCCCGGCTATTGCGAGCTGCAAAAGCTGTTCTTCAAACCCGGCGCGCGTGGGCTGGGCATGGCGCGCTATATGGTGGTACAGGCGCTGAAGGCGGCGCGGGCGGCGGGGTATCGCTACTGTTACCTGGAAACCACCGAACAGTTGAAAGAGGCGATCGGGTTGTACTACGCGCTGGGATTCACGCTGCTGACGGAACGGCGCGGCAACACCGGCCATCACGGTTGCAACGTGTGCATGCTGAAAAATCTGAAGAACGACGATATGTGA
- a CDS encoding SLC13 family permease codes for MLGDPMALSALVTLVVIALWASARLPEYLVALLFFAAVMVLQLAPAAVTFSGFASSAFWLVLSGFVLGTAIRSTGLADRLANRLLPHLAGSWPRLVGGVVAISYALAFVMPSNMGRITLLMPIVMALADRAGLGEGSRGRIGLALAVGFGTFQLSASILPANVPNLVMSGAAESAYGSHFAYLSYLLLHAPVLGIAKGALLTLCICGLFRARPQPVAAEAAQTPLSAAEWRLIALLGVTVLLWMTDSWHGIAPAWIGLAAACVCLLPRIGFLNGEQFAAGVNVRTCIYVAGILGLTALVSHSGLGDRLGGALLAMMPDLHGKPFTAFGSLVGITALLNFVVTANGVPALFTPLAQALSAGSGLPLLTVLMTQVIGYATPLLPYQASPIVVAMGMGKVPAREGLKLCLLLAALSFALLVPLDYLWFRLLGWIP; via the coding sequence ATGTTGGGGGATCCGATGGCGCTGTCCGCGCTGGTCACGCTGGTGGTCATCGCGCTGTGGGCCAGCGCCCGCTTGCCGGAGTATTTGGTCGCGCTGCTGTTCTTCGCGGCGGTGATGGTGTTGCAGCTGGCGCCCGCCGCGGTGACCTTTTCCGGTTTCGCGTCTTCCGCATTCTGGCTGGTGCTTAGCGGTTTCGTGCTGGGCACCGCCATCCGTAGCACCGGTTTGGCGGATCGCCTAGCCAACCGGCTCTTGCCGCACCTGGCCGGCTCCTGGCCCCGCCTGGTGGGCGGGGTGGTGGCGATAAGCTACGCGTTGGCGTTTGTCATGCCCTCCAACATGGGGCGCATTACGCTGCTGATGCCGATCGTCATGGCGTTGGCCGATCGCGCCGGTTTGGGGGAGGGCTCGCGCGGCCGCATCGGTTTGGCGCTGGCGGTGGGGTTCGGCACCTTCCAGCTCTCCGCCAGCATCCTGCCGGCCAACGTGCCCAATCTGGTGATGAGCGGCGCGGCGGAAAGCGCCTACGGCAGCCACTTCGCCTATCTTTCTTACCTGCTGTTGCACGCCCCGGTGCTCGGGATCGCCAAAGGCGCGCTGCTGACGCTGTGCATCTGTGGCCTGTTCCGTGCGCGGCCGCAGCCGGTGGCGGCCGAGGCGGCGCAAACCCCGCTCAGCGCCGCCGAATGGCGGCTGATCGCGCTGTTGGGCGTCACGGTGTTGCTGTGGATGACCGACAGCTGGCATGGCATCGCTCCCGCCTGGATCGGGTTGGCGGCGGCCTGCGTTTGCCTGTTGCCGCGCATCGGATTTCTCAACGGCGAGCAGTTCGCCGCCGGGGTTAACGTGCGCACCTGCATCTACGTGGCGGGGATCCTGGGACTGACCGCGCTGGTCAGCCACTCGGGGCTTGGCGATCGGCTGGGCGGTGCGCTGCTGGCGATGATGCCGGATCTGCACGGCAAACCGTTCACCGCATTCGGTTCGCTGGTGGGTATCACCGCATTGCTGAATTTTGTGGTGACCGCCAACGGCGTGCCGGCGCTGTTTACCCCGCTGGCGCAGGCGTTGTCTGCGGGCAGCGGCTTGCCGCTGCTGACGGTGCTGATGACCCAGGTGATTGGTTACGCCACGCCGCTGCTGCCGTATCAGGCTTCGCCGATCGTGGTGGCGATGGGGATGGGCAAAGTGCCGGCGCGTGAAGGGTTGAAGCTGTGCCTGCTGTTGGCCGCGCTCAGCTTTGCGCTGCTGGTGCCGCTGGATTATCTGTGGTTCAGGCTGCTGGGGTGGATCCCGTAA
- the bhsA gene encoding multiple stress resistance protein BhsA yields the protein MKNLKMTIAAIALASVSFGSFAAELVNAQPADLQKAGVVTVSGASDLSSLENKLAAKADAAGAKSFQIIATTGDNKLHGTAIIYN from the coding sequence ATGAAAAACCTGAAAATGACCATCGCCGCCATCGCACTGGCTTCCGTCTCCTTCGGCAGTTTCGCCGCCGAACTGGTCAACGCTCAACCGGCCGATCTGCAAAAAGCCGGCGTCGTCACCGTCAGCGGTGCGTCCGACCTGAGCAGCCTGGAAAACAAACTGGCGGCCAAAGCCGACGCAGCCGGCGCCAAATCCTTCCAGATCATCGCAACCACCGGCGACAACAAACTGCACGGTACCGCGATCATCTACAATTAA
- the bhsA gene encoding multiple stress resistance protein BhsA, producing MKNLKLTLAALTLASVSFGSFAADLVQSQPADQQKVGVITVSGASDLTSLESSLAAKADQAGAKSFRIIGAGGNNQLHGTAEIYQ from the coding sequence ATGAAAAACTTAAAATTAACCCTAGCAGCTCTCACTCTGGCCAGCGTTTCCTTCGGCAGCTTCGCCGCCGATTTAGTCCAGAGCCAACCGGCTGACCAGCAGAAAGTGGGCGTCATCACCGTCAGCGGCGCATCCGATCTGACCTCGCTGGAAAGCAGCCTGGCAGCCAAAGCCGATCAGGCCGGTGCAAAATCCTTCCGCATCATCGGCGCCGGCGGTAACAACCAGCTGCACGGCACTGCAGAAATCTATCAATAA
- a CDS encoding TetR/AcrR family transcriptional regulator encodes MSINETVCGKKSRGRPKQFDRDRALESALDLFWRHGYEATSLADLVEVTGAKAPTLYAEFGNKEGMFRAAVERYLQKYTVCANQMLEQDLPVAEIVEAYVRSSAEVFTDPDTPSGCFMVCASAALSSASDDVAQMLRRKHHAQEAALKACFDRKVQQGELLAKTDTALLAKYVICTIEGMSVQAREGASRSDLLRLLEALMLVWPRLSQIGNKV; translated from the coding sequence ATGAGCATCAATGAAACGGTCTGCGGCAAAAAAAGCCGTGGCAGACCGAAACAATTTGATCGCGACCGGGCGCTGGAAAGCGCGCTCGATCTGTTCTGGCGGCACGGTTATGAAGCTACCTCGCTGGCCGATCTGGTGGAAGTGACCGGCGCCAAGGCGCCAACGCTGTATGCGGAATTCGGCAACAAAGAAGGGATGTTCCGCGCGGCGGTGGAGCGCTATCTGCAGAAATATACGGTTTGCGCCAACCAAATGCTGGAGCAGGATCTACCGGTGGCCGAGATCGTCGAAGCCTACGTGCGTTCTTCCGCCGAGGTGTTTACCGACCCTGACACGCCGTCAGGCTGCTTTATGGTGTGCGCCTCCGCCGCGCTGTCGTCGGCGTCCGATGATGTCGCCCAGATGCTGCGCAGGAAGCATCATGCGCAGGAAGCGGCGCTGAAGGCCTGCTTCGATCGCAAGGTGCAGCAGGGCGAACTGCTGGCGAAAACCGACACCGCGCTGCTGGCGAAATACGTGATTTGCACCATTGAAGGCATGTCGGTGCAGGCGCGTGAAGGGGCAAGCCGGAGCGATCTGCTGCGGTTGCTGGAGGCGTTGATGCTGGTGTGGCCGCGGCTCAGCCAGATTGGCAATAAGGTGTAA
- a CDS encoding MetQ/NlpA family ABC transporter substrate-binding protein, with translation MKKHLLMLAFASVATLASFGATAATKLVVGASNVPHAEILEQAKPILAKEGIDLQIKRFQDYILPNTALASHDIDANYFQHVPYLNSVLKDHADDKSYDFVSAGAIHIEPIGIYSKKYKSLKDLPENGKIIMRDAVAEEGRILSIFEREGVIKLKPGVSKVDARISDVVENPKHLKFQANVEGALLPQMYNNDEGDAVVINANYAIDAGLNPTKDPIAVESGENNPYANIITVHKADVNKPEIVALVKVLHSKPIQDFIREKYQGAVIPVNQ, from the coding sequence ATGAAAAAGCACCTACTGATGTTGGCTTTCGCCTCCGTCGCCACCCTCGCCTCTTTTGGCGCCACGGCAGCGACCAAGCTGGTGGTCGGCGCCTCCAACGTGCCGCACGCCGAGATCCTCGAACAGGCCAAGCCGATACTGGCGAAGGAAGGCATCGATCTGCAGATCAAGCGCTTCCAGGACTACATCCTGCCGAACACCGCGCTGGCCAGCCACGACATCGACGCCAACTACTTCCAGCACGTGCCTTACCTGAACTCGGTGCTGAAAGACCACGCCGACGACAAGAGCTACGACTTCGTCAGCGCCGGCGCGATCCATATTGAGCCTATCGGCATCTACTCGAAGAAGTACAAGAGCCTGAAAGATCTGCCGGAAAATGGCAAAATCATCATGCGCGACGCGGTGGCGGAAGAAGGCCGCATCCTGTCTATTTTTGAACGGGAAGGCGTGATCAAGCTGAAGCCGGGGGTGAGCAAAGTGGACGCGCGCATCAGCGACGTGGTGGAAAACCCGAAACACCTGAAGTTCCAGGCCAACGTTGAGGGCGCGCTGCTGCCGCAAATGTACAACAACGACGAAGGCGACGCGGTGGTGATCAACGCCAACTACGCCATCGACGCCGGGCTGAATCCGACCAAAGATCCGATCGCGGTCGAAAGCGGCGAAAACAACCCGTACGCCAACATCATCACCGTGCACAAGGCCGACGTGAACAAACCGGAGATCGTGGCGCTGGTCAAGGTACTGCACTCCAAACCGATTCAGGACTTTATCCGCGAGAAATACCAGGGCGCGGTGATCCCGGTCAATCAGTAA
- a CDS encoding methionine ABC transporter permease: protein MIESLFPHLRLDQLWDATWETLYMTGIAGLATLVLGIVLGVLLFLTSKGQLWQNRAVYSLISVLVNVFRSIPFIILIVLLIPFTKSLIGTILGADAALPALIVGAAPFYARLVEIALREVDKGVIEAARSMGAKNRTLIFRVLLPESSPALVSGITVTLIALVSYTAMAGVIGAGGLGNLAYLEGFQRNHSDVTLVATLTILLIVFVIQFIGDTLTRTLDKR, encoded by the coding sequence ATGATTGAATCCCTGTTCCCCCACCTGCGTCTGGATCAACTGTGGGACGCCACTTGGGAAACGCTGTACATGACCGGCATCGCCGGTTTGGCCACGTTGGTGCTGGGCATCGTGCTCGGCGTGCTGCTGTTTTTAACTTCGAAGGGCCAGCTGTGGCAGAACCGGGCGGTCTACTCTCTGATCTCCGTGTTGGTCAACGTCTTCCGCTCCATTCCGTTCATCATTTTGATCGTGCTGCTGATCCCGTTCACCAAATCGCTGATCGGCACCATTCTCGGCGCGGACGCGGCCCTGCCGGCGCTGATCGTCGGCGCGGCGCCGTTCTACGCCCGGCTGGTGGAGATCGCGCTGCGCGAGGTCGACAAAGGGGTGATCGAGGCGGCGCGCTCGATGGGCGCCAAAAACCGCACCCTGATTTTCCGCGTATTGCTGCCGGAGAGCTCGCCGGCGCTGGTTTCCGGCATCACCGTCACCCTGATCGCGCTGGTGAGCTACACCGCGATGGCCGGGGTGATCGGCGCCGGTGGCCTGGGCAACCTGGCCTATCTGGAAGGGTTCCAACGCAACCACAGTGACGTGACGCTGGTAGCGACGCTGACGATTCTGCTGATCGTTTTCGTCATTCAGTTCATCGGCGACACCCTGACAAGAACGCTCGATAAACGTTAA